The following proteins come from a genomic window of Salvia hispanica cultivar TCC Black 2014 chromosome 4, UniMelb_Shisp_WGS_1.0, whole genome shotgun sequence:
- the LOC125217551 gene encoding F-box protein SKIP22-like, whose product MRLRLRSFESKETLKIEIPNSSTLPQLRQILSQTLPNSPSPASIRLSLNRNDDIQSDGADTLLSLGIASSDLIYFSVEDPAPATASVSPITLPQVTDSTPTPRSNHAECSNPQITLPEADDSDSVMLDSDKRETLGTDASNMEVDDDGIEIDGMGHELDDVVDRSFSVPGFLRKVFAAELGDDAGRDHKLIVIAVHAVMLESGFVGFDERVNAVVDGFQLRNEWPSGLFRVSLSYTLRESIVGSDEAIKRVVLKFQNLGNYLNVYGTLDNGSSAKGGRHFGVRLNEDELVPFLNVVWANCGAMENVGGENGESSGISPEKEVFRFWRTVKDNLALPLLIDLCEETGLELPPCFVRLPSELKLKILESLPGVDVARASCVCSELRYMGSSDDLWKTKFCEEFVIEMKEANVSWKKAFATAWSRREGCRRLANRVRASPYWPVPNWPQPRRRRYPNPLMFQRVARFLGDKPPHGDDPLIRRHIPVNPHPMRSFSPQCNLGNRGGRFLD is encoded by the coding sequence ATGAGACTCAGACTCAGATCATTCGAATCTAAAGAAACCCTAAAAATCGAAATCCCTAATTCCTCCACTCTCCCCCAACTCCGGCAAATTCTCTCCCAAACCCTCCCCAATTCACCATCGCCTGCTTCAATCCGCCTCTCTCTTAATCGGAATGACGACATCCAATCCGACGGCGCAGACACCCTCCTATCTCTCGGAATCGCCTCCAGCGACCTTATATATTTCTCCGTTGAAGACCCGGCGCCGGCCACCGCTTCCGTTTCCCCAATTACCCTACCGCAGGTGACCGACTCTACCCCTACGCCTCGCTCTAATCATGCCGAATGTTCGAATCCCCAAATTACGCTCCCCGAAGCGGATGATTCCGATTCCGTTATGCTTGATTCTGATAAACGGGAAACCCTAGGTACGGATGCGAGTAACATGGAAGTCGATGACGACGGTATTGAAATTGATGGTATGGGTCATGAATTGGATGATGTTGTAGATAGGTCGTTTTCCGTGCCTGGATTTCTTAGGAAGGTGTTCGCGGCGGAGTTGGGCGACGATGCGGGGCGCGATCACAAGCTGATTGTGATCGCGGTCCATGCGGTTATGCTGGAGTCTGGATTTGTAGGTTTTGATGAGAGGGTAAATGCAGTGGTTGATGGTTTTCAATTGCGCAACGAGTGGCCGTCGGGTCTGTTTAGGGTTTCCTTGTCCTACACTCTGCGTGAGAGTATTGTTGGTTCCGATGAAGCTATTAAGCGTGTGGTTTTGAAATTTCAGAATTTGGGGAATTACTTGAATGTTTATGGTACATTAGACAATGGATCATCAGCCAAGGGAGGCCGGCATTTTGGGGTTCGATTGAACGAGGATGAATTGGTTCCTTTTCTGAACGTTGTGTGGGCGAATTGTGGCGCGATGGAGAATGTAGGTGGAGAAAATGGAGAATCTTCAGGCATATCTCCGGAGAAGGAGGTGTTTAGGTTTTGGAGGACTGTGAAGGATAATCTGGCGCTGCCATTGTTGATTGATTTATGCGAGGAGACCGGTTTGGAGCTTCCTCCCTGCTTCGTGCGGCTGCCAAGTGAGCTCAAGTTGAAAATCTTGGAATCCTTGCCTGGTGTTGATGTAGCAAGAGCGAGCTGTGTGTGCTCGGAGCTGAGGTATATGGGGTCGAGTGATGACTTGTGGAAGACCAAGTTTTGTGAGGAGTTCGTCATTGAGATGAAAGAAGCCAACGTGAGTTGGAAGAAGGCATTTGCGACGGCTTGGAGCAGGCGGGAAGGCTGCAGGCGCCTTGCGAACAGAGTTAGAGCTTCACCCTATTGGCCGGTGCCGAACTGGCCTCAGCCTAGGAGGAGAAGGTATCCCAATCCACTCATGTTTCAAAGGGTAGCGCGGTTTCTAGGGGACAAGCCGCCACATGGTGATGACCCACTGATCAGGCGGCATATTCCTGTGAACCCTCATCCTATGAGGAGCTTTTCACCACAGTGTAATCTAGGCAATCGTGGTGGTAGGTTTCTTGATTGA